In one window of Planctomycetaceae bacterium DNA:
- a CDS encoding sel1 repeat family protein has protein sequence MKRIFVISILCLTLLAGNAYSAKKTKEPKPKKIKEKAVIASVNPVTPESQIKLATMYLKGEQVKQSYGKAKKWFFNAAMAGNLVALESLGEIYKNGNGGWNYKKLFKTLNASAQKGDAKVYTNVGYCWRGGFGVKRSDYNEAVKWFGKSANAGQGSGMFYMGWMTYNGFGTTQNYAEAMNWYSKAALVNYADAQHALANLYMESPAVKQDYVEAYKWLLLAEKNGGDVFEDKYLVGKKLNAAQTADAKTKANAFGR, from the coding sequence ATGAAACGGATTTTTGTTATATCCATCCTTTGTCTGACTTTGCTGGCAGGCAACGCATATTCAGCTAAAAAAACCAAAGAGCCAAAACCCAAAAAGATTAAAGAAAAAGCGGTCATCGCAAGCGTCAATCCGGTTACGCCTGAATCGCAAATCAAACTCGCGACGATGTATCTCAAGGGCGAACAGGTAAAGCAGAGTTACGGTAAGGCGAAGAAATGGTTCTTCAATGCCGCAATGGCGGGCAATCTTGTCGCTCTGGAAAGTCTCGGCGAAATTTACAAAAACGGCAACGGCGGATGGAACTATAAAAAATTATTCAAAACGCTGAACGCCTCTGCGCAAAAGGGCGACGCGAAAGTTTATACCAACGTCGGTTACTGCTGGCGCGGCGGATTCGGCGTCAAGCGAAGCGATTACAACGAAGCGGTGAAATGGTTCGGCAAATCAGCCAACGCAGGGCAGGGCAGCGGAATGTTCTATATGGGCTGGATGACCTACAACGGATTCGGCACTACGCAGAATTATGCCGAGGCGATGAACTGGTACAGCAAGGCCGCTCTGGTAAATTATGCCGATGCGCAGCACGCACTGGCGAACCTTTATATGGAAAGTCCGGCCGTCAAGCAGGATTACGTCGAGGCGTATAAGTGGCTGCTGCTGGCCGAGAAAAATGGCGGTGATGTTTTCGAAGATAAATATCTGGTCGGCAAAAAACTCAACGCTGCTCAAACCGCAGATGCGAAAACGAAAGCGAATGCGTTTGGACGGTAG
- a CDS encoding TerB family tellurite resistance protein produces MIESDFFQKEQTQTLEDLFFIKKDRELIAQLHKMERMKESKKSLATVSGITNDKVLEKLVELEIRPEVIASLAMIPLIEVAWADGEIDKNERRVILDAACEIFITKESPDYALLKSWLKYKPNVKLFNAWKHYIQGLCEQLTKQQKNALKKDLIGHAKDVAQAAGGFLGFGDKISKAEQKMLDKLTQAFE; encoded by the coding sequence ATGATAGAATCGGATTTTTTCCAGAAAGAACAAACACAAACTTTAGAAGACCTCTTTTTCATCAAGAAGGACAGGGAACTCATCGCCCAGCTTCACAAAATGGAGCGAATGAAAGAGTCGAAAAAGTCGCTGGCCACAGTGTCCGGCATTACGAATGACAAGGTTCTGGAAAAACTCGTCGAGCTTGAGATTCGGCCGGAAGTTATCGCGTCTCTTGCGATGATTCCGTTGATTGAAGTCGCATGGGCGGACGGCGAAATCGACAAAAATGAACGACGGGTCATACTCGACGCCGCATGTGAAATATTCATCACAAAAGAAAGCCCCGATTACGCACTGCTCAAAAGCTGGCTAAAATACAAACCGAACGTAAAGCTGTTCAATGCGTGGAAGCATTACATACAGGGCTTGTGCGAACAGTTGACCAAACAACAGAAGAATGCACTTAAAAAAGATCTAATCGGCCACGCGAAAGATGTCGCGCAGGCTGCCGGCGGGTTTCTTGGCTTCGGCGATAAAATTTCCAAAGCCGAACAAAAAATGCTCGACAAACTGACACAAGCATTTGAATAA